One genomic window of Quercus lobata isolate SW786 chromosome 9, ValleyOak3.0 Primary Assembly, whole genome shotgun sequence includes the following:
- the LOC115959642 gene encoding TMV resistance protein N-like isoform X3: MSTQKDWSSCPSTATWKYDVFLSFRGKDSRNSFVSHLYYALKQKGILTFKDDVRLERGKPISDLLEAIEESKFAIVIFSRNYASSRWCLEELAKIVECKKEMGMVVFPIFYKVDPSDIRIRRNIARAFVKHEIHFKKNLKEVQRWKDALKEVVNISGWHLQNRPEAEFIQDIVEMISHKLNYTFSIDTKDLIGIDSQVNKLMSLLAIGLDDVRIIGIRGMGGIGKTTLARVVYGILFNEFEACCFIPNIREVSNKCGLLRLQQSLLFELMEGYVNIQDEDNGVLVIKNRLHHKRILLVLDDVTELDQLNKLAGEHNWFGRGSRVIITTRDGHLLLTHKVDDIYEPTELNYDEALHLFSLIAFGEDHPAMGYQTLSQYFVQYASGLPLAIKVLGSFLFKRSTAEWESALGRLKEYPEREILDVLQISLDGLHPTEKEIFLHIACFLNNEDKDLVEEILDCIDLYPKIGLRVLFDKSLVKLQGNKLWMHDLLQEMGRYIVLQECRKEPWKCSRMWLYKDIDNVLTKNTEIEAVEGIVLKLPELREAHWKSEAFSKMRNLKLLGIHNVHLLHYPQHLPPGLKFLDWSGYTSKFLPSDLLPNELAGLRMCCNNIERFWAGTKCFDKLKFIHLNESQNLIETPDLNKVPNLKKLVMEGCLNLRTVHQSMGAHKKLTLVNFKGCKSIESLPNTFEMESLEILILSGCSKVNKIPEFMGKMEHVSRLHLDGTAITKLPTSIGHLTGLASLNLRDCKNLVYLPCTISNLKLLKNVDLIGCSKLVKLLEKMRNVENVELDVSETPIRQVPSSIGRLTNLKGLSIMPRRLTPMDLLLPSFTELDLSYCNLKEIPNDIGCLFSLTELDLSGNNFVCLPESIIKLSSLKNLWLNCCMRLQSLPNLPSSIIQIEASGCISLEMLPNLVKPNDSWEPSLFLENCFKLVDNQGIIDLFFTVTKKSLQGISPRYSRYEIVLPGSEIPEWFRHQSIGGEVNIKEPSHLCNEWMGIAVCVVFCSSGLSRHLIDDQLGLQFYLKTKGNDRNPLLGISDIPEVLSDHLWLLYMFPQCYNKPSKKLSWECDAEGFSQIGIKIQTFNPGLVVKKCGLRLVYAKDIEDLDQTMGQSSNYITSYEGLDVPHHNLDNSTVVVEGIKIKQSRVDYDGTGPSGEGGFIDVPNSKRIERPIEFTTHGNSDSEESSEYLECDEELSDWPESSESDLEG; the protein is encoded by the exons ATGAGTACCCAAAAAGATTGGTCATCATGTCCTTCAACAGCAACATGGAAATATGACGTTTTCCTCAGTTTTAGAGGCAAGGACAGCCGGAACAGTTTTGTGAGCCATCTATATTATGCTTTGAAACAGAAGGGCATTTTAACTTTCAAGGATGATGTACGACTTGAGAGAGGAAAACCTATTTCAGATCTATTAGAAGCAATAGAAGAATCGAAGTTTGCTATTGTCATTTTCTCAAGAAACTATGCATCTTCGAGATGGTGTTTGGAGGAACTTGCAAAGATTGTTGAATGCAAGAAAGAGATGGGAATGGTTGTTTTCCCAATTTTCTACAAAGTGGATCCATCTGATATACGGATACGAAGGAACATTGCTCGAGCCTTTGTTAAACACGAAATCCATTTTAAGAAGAATCTAAAGGAGGTGCAAAGGTGGAAAGATGCTTTGAAAGAAGTTGTCAATATCTCTGGATGGCATTTACAAAATAG GCCCGAGGCAGAATTTATCCAAGATATTGTGGAAATGATATCACATAAATTGAATTATACATTCTCAATAGACACCAAGGACCTAATAGGAATAGACTCCCAAGTGAATAAATTGATGTCACTTTTAGCTATAGGATTGGATGATGTTCGCATTATAGGGATTCGAGGGATGGGTGGTATAGGTAAGACAACTCTTGCTAGAGTTGTTTATGGTATACTTTTCAATGAGTTTGAAGCTTGTTGTTTTATCCCTAATATTAGGGAAGTTTCTAACAAATGTGGTTTACTTCGACTGCAACAATCACTTTTGTTTGAACTCATGGAAGGCTATGTGAATATACAAGACGAGGACAATGGAGTTCTTGTGATCAAGAATAGGCTACATCATAAAAggattcttcttgttcttgatgatgtaaCTGAATTAGACCAATTGAATAAGTTAGCAGGGGAGCATAATTGGTTTGGTCGAGGTAGTAGAGTTATCATAACAACAAGAGATGGGCATTTGTTGTTGACCCATAAAGTAGATGACATATATGAGCCTACAGAATTGAATTATGATGAAGCTCTTCATCTTTTTAGTTTGATAGCTTTTGGAGAAGACCATCCTGCCATGGGTTATCAAACACTATCCCAATATTTTGTACAATATGCTAGTGGTCTTCCTTTAGCCATTAAGGTTTTGGGCTCTTTTTTGTTCAAGAGAAGTACTGCTGAATGGGAAAGTGCTTTAGGTAGGCTTAAGGAATATCCTGAAAGAGAAATTCTAGATGTACTTCAAATAAGCTTAGATGGACTACATCCAACAGAGAAGGAAATATTCCTACATATTGCgtgttttttaaataatgaagaCAAAGATCTTGTAGAAGAAATTCTAGATTGTATTGATCTTTACCCTAAAATTGGATTAAGGGTTCTTTTTGATAAATCTCTGGTAAAATTGCAAGGAAATAAATTGTGGATGCATGATTTACTACAAGAGATGGGTCGATACATAGTTCTTCAAGAGTGTCGTAAAGAGCCTTGGAAGTGTAGTAGAATGTGGTTGTATAAGGACATTGACAATGTGCTTACAAAAAATACG GAAATAGAAGCAGTTGAAGGCATAGTCCTAAAGTTGCCTGAACTGAGAGAGGCACATTGGAAATCTGAAGCTTTTTCAAAAATGCGTAATCTTAAATTACTTGGAATTCATAATGTTCATCTTCTACATTACCCCCAACATCTTCCCCCTGGCTTAAAGTTTTTGGATTGGAGTGGGTATACTTCGAAATTTTTGCCGTCAGATCTCCTTCCAAATGAGCTTGCTGGACTTCGTATGTGCTGTAACAACATTGAACGATTTTGGGCAGGAACAAAG TGTTTTGACAAGTTGAAATTCATCCATTTGAATGAATCCCAAAATCTGATCGAAACCCCTGACCTTAACAAAGTCCCAAATCTTAAGAAATTAGTTATGGAAGGTTGTCTAAATTTACGTACAGTTCACCAATCAATGGGAGCCCACAAAAAGCTTACTCTTGTTAATTTTAAAGGCTGCAAAAGCATTGAAAGTCTACCAAACACATTTGAAATGGAGTCTCTTGAGATTCTTATTCTTTCTGGTTGCTCAAAAGTCAATAAAATTCCAGAATTCATGGGAAAGATGGAACATGTATCAAGGCTTCACTTGGATGGCACTGCTATTACAAAACTACCCACATCAATTGGGCATTTGACTGGTCTAGCTTCATTGAATTTAAGAGATTGCAAAAATCTTGTGTATCTACCCTGCACCATTTCTAATTTGAAGTTGCTTAAAAATGTGGATCTTATTGGATGCTCAAAACTTGTCAAACTGCTAGAGAAGATGAGAAATGTGGAAAATGTAGAGCTTGATGTGAGTGAAACTCCTATCAGACAGGTGCCTTCTTCCATTGGTCGATTAACAAATCTTAAAGGCCTATCTATAATGCCAAGAAGACTCACTCCCATGGATTTGCTATTGCCTTCTTTCACTGAATTGGATCTAAGTTACTGCAATCTCAAGGAAATCCCTAATGATATTGGTTGCCTTTTCTCTTTAACAGAATTAGATCTAAgtggaaataattttgtttgccTTCCAGAAAGCATCATCAAACTATCTTCTCTAAAAAACTTGTGGTTGAATTGTTGCATGCGTCTTCAATCATTGCCAAATCTTCCATCAAGTATTATACAAATTGAGGCTAGTGGTTGTATCTCACTAGAAATGTTACCAAATCTAGTAAAACCAAATGATTCATGGGAACCATCTCTCTTTCTTGAGAATTGCTTCAAATTGGTTGATAATCAAGGCATCATTGACTTGTTCTTTACAGTGACAAAAAAATCCcttcag GGAATCTCTCCTCGATATTCTAGATATGAAATTGTTCTTCCAGGAAGTGAAATTCCGGAGTGGTTTCGTCATCAAAGCATAGGGGGTGAAGTGAATATAAAAGAACCTTCTCATTTGTGTAATGAGTGGATGGGAATTGCTGTTTGCGTTGTGTTTTGTTCGTCTGGACTTTCACGTCACCTAATTGACGACCAGCTTGgacttcaattttatttgaaaaccaAAGGAAATGACAGAAATCCTCTACTAGGCATTAGCGATATTCCTGAGGTTTTATCAGATCACCTTTGGCTACTTTATATGTTTCCTCAATGCTACAACAAgccttcaaaaaaattatcGTGGGAATGTGATGCGGAAGGATTCAGTCAGATTGGCATTAAAATTCAAACCTTTAATCCAGGCTTGGTGGTGAAGAAGTGCGGGCTTCGTTTGGTATACGCAAAAGACATTGAAGATCTCGACCAAACTATGGGTCAAAGTAGCAACTACATCACTTCTTATGAGGGCTTGGATGTTCCCCATCATAATCTAGACAATTCCACAGTGGTAGTGGAAGGTATCAAAATCAAGCAAAGCCGTGTTGATTATGATGGGACTGGGCCCAGTGGGGAAGGAGGTTTTATTGATGTACCAAACTCAAAAAGGATTGAAAGGCCAATAGAATTTACAACCCATGGTAACTCTGATTCTGAGGAGTCAAGTGAGTACTTGGAATGTGATGAGGAGCTAAGTGATTGGCCGGAATCTAGTGAAAGTGACCTGGAAGGTTGA
- the LOC115959642 gene encoding TMV resistance protein N-like isoform X1: MLGSFDLGITSKKRMDIFFSAGMGVPYFPFQLVVKLRVSSFHDQYCNSISQITAFMSTQKDWSSCPSTATWKYDVFLSFRGKDSRNSFVSHLYYALKQKGILTFKDDVRLERGKPISDLLEAIEESKFAIVIFSRNYASSRWCLEELAKIVECKKEMGMVVFPIFYKVDPSDIRIRRNIARAFVKHEIHFKKNLKEVQRWKDALKEVVNISGWHLQNRPEAEFIQDIVEMISHKLNYTFSIDTKDLIGIDSQVNKLMSLLAIGLDDVRIIGIRGMGGIGKTTLARVVYGILFNEFEACCFIPNIREVSNKCGLLRLQQSLLFELMEGYVNIQDEDNGVLVIKNRLHHKRILLVLDDVTELDQLNKLAGEHNWFGRGSRVIITTRDGHLLLTHKVDDIYEPTELNYDEALHLFSLIAFGEDHPAMGYQTLSQYFVQYASGLPLAIKVLGSFLFKRSTAEWESALGRLKEYPEREILDVLQISLDGLHPTEKEIFLHIACFLNNEDKDLVEEILDCIDLYPKIGLRVLFDKSLVKLQGNKLWMHDLLQEMGRYIVLQECRKEPWKCSRMWLYKDIDNVLTKNTEIEAVEGIVLKLPELREAHWKSEAFSKMRNLKLLGIHNVHLLHYPQHLPPGLKFLDWSGYTSKFLPSDLLPNELAGLRMCCNNIERFWAGTKCFDKLKFIHLNESQNLIETPDLNKVPNLKKLVMEGCLNLRTVHQSMGAHKKLTLVNFKGCKSIESLPNTFEMESLEILILSGCSKVNKIPEFMGKMEHVSRLHLDGTAITKLPTSIGHLTGLASLNLRDCKNLVYLPCTISNLKLLKNVDLIGCSKLVKLLEKMRNVENVELDVSETPIRQVPSSIGRLTNLKGLSIMPRRLTPMDLLLPSFTELDLSYCNLKEIPNDIGCLFSLTELDLSGNNFVCLPESIIKLSSLKNLWLNCCMRLQSLPNLPSSIIQIEASGCISLEMLPNLVKPNDSWEPSLFLENCFKLVDNQGIIDLFFTVTKKSLQGISPRYSRYEIVLPGSEIPEWFRHQSIGGEVNIKEPSHLCNEWMGIAVCVVFCSSGLSRHLIDDQLGLQFYLKTKGNDRNPLLGISDIPEVLSDHLWLLYMFPQCYNKPSKKLSWECDAEGFSQIGIKIQTFNPGLVVKKCGLRLVYAKDIEDLDQTMGQSSNYITSYEGLDVPHHNLDNSTVVVEGIKIKQSRVDYDGTGPSGEGGFIDVPNSKRIERPIEFTTHGNSDSEESSEYLECDEELSDWPESSESDLEG, from the exons ATGCTTGGGAGTTTTGATTTGGGTATAACATCAAAGAAAAGGATGGATATTTTCTTCTCTGCTGGAATGGGTGTCCCTTATTTTCCATTTCAGCTTGTCGTGAAATTGAGGGTTTCTAGCTTTCACGATCAGTACTGCAATTCCATTTCACAAATAA CAGCTTTCATGAGTACCCAAAAAGATTGGTCATCATGTCCTTCAACAGCAACATGGAAATATGACGTTTTCCTCAGTTTTAGAGGCAAGGACAGCCGGAACAGTTTTGTGAGCCATCTATATTATGCTTTGAAACAGAAGGGCATTTTAACTTTCAAGGATGATGTACGACTTGAGAGAGGAAAACCTATTTCAGATCTATTAGAAGCAATAGAAGAATCGAAGTTTGCTATTGTCATTTTCTCAAGAAACTATGCATCTTCGAGATGGTGTTTGGAGGAACTTGCAAAGATTGTTGAATGCAAGAAAGAGATGGGAATGGTTGTTTTCCCAATTTTCTACAAAGTGGATCCATCTGATATACGGATACGAAGGAACATTGCTCGAGCCTTTGTTAAACACGAAATCCATTTTAAGAAGAATCTAAAGGAGGTGCAAAGGTGGAAAGATGCTTTGAAAGAAGTTGTCAATATCTCTGGATGGCATTTACAAAATAG GCCCGAGGCAGAATTTATCCAAGATATTGTGGAAATGATATCACATAAATTGAATTATACATTCTCAATAGACACCAAGGACCTAATAGGAATAGACTCCCAAGTGAATAAATTGATGTCACTTTTAGCTATAGGATTGGATGATGTTCGCATTATAGGGATTCGAGGGATGGGTGGTATAGGTAAGACAACTCTTGCTAGAGTTGTTTATGGTATACTTTTCAATGAGTTTGAAGCTTGTTGTTTTATCCCTAATATTAGGGAAGTTTCTAACAAATGTGGTTTACTTCGACTGCAACAATCACTTTTGTTTGAACTCATGGAAGGCTATGTGAATATACAAGACGAGGACAATGGAGTTCTTGTGATCAAGAATAGGCTACATCATAAAAggattcttcttgttcttgatgatgtaaCTGAATTAGACCAATTGAATAAGTTAGCAGGGGAGCATAATTGGTTTGGTCGAGGTAGTAGAGTTATCATAACAACAAGAGATGGGCATTTGTTGTTGACCCATAAAGTAGATGACATATATGAGCCTACAGAATTGAATTATGATGAAGCTCTTCATCTTTTTAGTTTGATAGCTTTTGGAGAAGACCATCCTGCCATGGGTTATCAAACACTATCCCAATATTTTGTACAATATGCTAGTGGTCTTCCTTTAGCCATTAAGGTTTTGGGCTCTTTTTTGTTCAAGAGAAGTACTGCTGAATGGGAAAGTGCTTTAGGTAGGCTTAAGGAATATCCTGAAAGAGAAATTCTAGATGTACTTCAAATAAGCTTAGATGGACTACATCCAACAGAGAAGGAAATATTCCTACATATTGCgtgttttttaaataatgaagaCAAAGATCTTGTAGAAGAAATTCTAGATTGTATTGATCTTTACCCTAAAATTGGATTAAGGGTTCTTTTTGATAAATCTCTGGTAAAATTGCAAGGAAATAAATTGTGGATGCATGATTTACTACAAGAGATGGGTCGATACATAGTTCTTCAAGAGTGTCGTAAAGAGCCTTGGAAGTGTAGTAGAATGTGGTTGTATAAGGACATTGACAATGTGCTTACAAAAAATACG GAAATAGAAGCAGTTGAAGGCATAGTCCTAAAGTTGCCTGAACTGAGAGAGGCACATTGGAAATCTGAAGCTTTTTCAAAAATGCGTAATCTTAAATTACTTGGAATTCATAATGTTCATCTTCTACATTACCCCCAACATCTTCCCCCTGGCTTAAAGTTTTTGGATTGGAGTGGGTATACTTCGAAATTTTTGCCGTCAGATCTCCTTCCAAATGAGCTTGCTGGACTTCGTATGTGCTGTAACAACATTGAACGATTTTGGGCAGGAACAAAG TGTTTTGACAAGTTGAAATTCATCCATTTGAATGAATCCCAAAATCTGATCGAAACCCCTGACCTTAACAAAGTCCCAAATCTTAAGAAATTAGTTATGGAAGGTTGTCTAAATTTACGTACAGTTCACCAATCAATGGGAGCCCACAAAAAGCTTACTCTTGTTAATTTTAAAGGCTGCAAAAGCATTGAAAGTCTACCAAACACATTTGAAATGGAGTCTCTTGAGATTCTTATTCTTTCTGGTTGCTCAAAAGTCAATAAAATTCCAGAATTCATGGGAAAGATGGAACATGTATCAAGGCTTCACTTGGATGGCACTGCTATTACAAAACTACCCACATCAATTGGGCATTTGACTGGTCTAGCTTCATTGAATTTAAGAGATTGCAAAAATCTTGTGTATCTACCCTGCACCATTTCTAATTTGAAGTTGCTTAAAAATGTGGATCTTATTGGATGCTCAAAACTTGTCAAACTGCTAGAGAAGATGAGAAATGTGGAAAATGTAGAGCTTGATGTGAGTGAAACTCCTATCAGACAGGTGCCTTCTTCCATTGGTCGATTAACAAATCTTAAAGGCCTATCTATAATGCCAAGAAGACTCACTCCCATGGATTTGCTATTGCCTTCTTTCACTGAATTGGATCTAAGTTACTGCAATCTCAAGGAAATCCCTAATGATATTGGTTGCCTTTTCTCTTTAACAGAATTAGATCTAAgtggaaataattttgtttgccTTCCAGAAAGCATCATCAAACTATCTTCTCTAAAAAACTTGTGGTTGAATTGTTGCATGCGTCTTCAATCATTGCCAAATCTTCCATCAAGTATTATACAAATTGAGGCTAGTGGTTGTATCTCACTAGAAATGTTACCAAATCTAGTAAAACCAAATGATTCATGGGAACCATCTCTCTTTCTTGAGAATTGCTTCAAATTGGTTGATAATCAAGGCATCATTGACTTGTTCTTTACAGTGACAAAAAAATCCcttcag GGAATCTCTCCTCGATATTCTAGATATGAAATTGTTCTTCCAGGAAGTGAAATTCCGGAGTGGTTTCGTCATCAAAGCATAGGGGGTGAAGTGAATATAAAAGAACCTTCTCATTTGTGTAATGAGTGGATGGGAATTGCTGTTTGCGTTGTGTTTTGTTCGTCTGGACTTTCACGTCACCTAATTGACGACCAGCTTGgacttcaattttatttgaaaaccaAAGGAAATGACAGAAATCCTCTACTAGGCATTAGCGATATTCCTGAGGTTTTATCAGATCACCTTTGGCTACTTTATATGTTTCCTCAATGCTACAACAAgccttcaaaaaaattatcGTGGGAATGTGATGCGGAAGGATTCAGTCAGATTGGCATTAAAATTCAAACCTTTAATCCAGGCTTGGTGGTGAAGAAGTGCGGGCTTCGTTTGGTATACGCAAAAGACATTGAAGATCTCGACCAAACTATGGGTCAAAGTAGCAACTACATCACTTCTTATGAGGGCTTGGATGTTCCCCATCATAATCTAGACAATTCCACAGTGGTAGTGGAAGGTATCAAAATCAAGCAAAGCCGTGTTGATTATGATGGGACTGGGCCCAGTGGGGAAGGAGGTTTTATTGATGTACCAAACTCAAAAAGGATTGAAAGGCCAATAGAATTTACAACCCATGGTAACTCTGATTCTGAGGAGTCAAGTGAGTACTTGGAATGTGATGAGGAGCTAAGTGATTGGCCGGAATCTAGTGAAAGTGACCTGGAAGGTTGA